In Acanthopagrus latus isolate v.2019 chromosome 23, fAcaLat1.1, whole genome shotgun sequence, the genomic window ACCAGAAGAGCTTGTGGTCCCCACCAATGTCTTTCTCTATATTGTCACTGTGGTGATGTTGCAATTCTGCAGCACTTGGTTGTGTATATTGGATTTGATCAATTTCTTGTATTCACTGGTTTAGCCAAACATGCTTTTAGTACACAAATAACTTTGATACTGCAATCTCAAAATGTAAACTCACCGAAGCTATACAGTCTTAGGTTTACTACATGGAAACTACACATGACCAAGTGGTTGTTCAATGCAGTGAGGAAATGTCATGACCGCTAGTGTACGATCCTCAAGTGTGGTTTGAGTTGTGAGAATTCAATGTGCACTTCTGCATTTCAAACTGTATATTAAGCATTCCACGTTGGTTTTTAGATCTTTGACTTTGAAGCATCATATCTTAATTAAAACTGAAGGATCAGTCTGAATATAAGCTGCCAGGAATTGTAACAGCTACACAAACATGAAGGGAAACCATGACAAAGATTGTGACAACAtggattttctttatttagatAACAGCCATATTCTACCACAATAATAAAATCTGGCATCATCCTCGAATGTATTCTGATAGAATCCTCAGTTGTTTGACGGTCTGCAAAGAGAAATATGGTTAGGAGCAAGAACAAGTGACACATTTGAACACTTGATTAAGAACCCTGTTGATCACTTACTTGGCCCATTCAACATTGAGAATAAGATGATCGTATCCAAATCCTGACACTCCTGCGATGGCTCTGGCTGCATCCTCGCGACGGTGGAAGCTGATGAAGGCGAATCcctgcaggaaacaaagcagctgaTTGATAAGACAACTGGATAATTCTGTGTTTCTCATAATTATCATTCTTAATGTGCATGTCATCAATGACCACCCCAGCCAGTTACTTAAATAAGCTatgaaaaagcagcaggaaaataaTCTATATCTACACCATTTGCAAGAATTAGGTGTGGGAATTTCAGCGCCGTCAATATTAAAGGAACCATGTCTTTGAATTCTTAAGATGAGCGCTGACCTTTGACTGCCCAGTGTTCTTGTCCTTGGCCAGGTAGATCCTTGAGATGGAGCCAAATGGTCTGAACAGCTCCTGCAGGTCTGTCTCACGGGTGTCCTCGGACAGATTGGTCACACGAATAGTGGCATTGTCATCAGCTGTAAGATGCAAACATACACTATTAGTGACTAGCTATGCTCttacagctggaaaaaaagattataaatCGTGAAAGGATGTAGAGTAAAAAAAGACGAAAGCTACTTACACCCACCTCTGCGGTTGGGCTGCATGGACTCGCCCCTCCGCGTGCCTCCATCCCTCAGGCTCGGGGGTACATACTTCCCAGTCTTGCTCTGTGCAGGCGCTGCAGGCTCTGGTTcagctggagaaagagaagaacaaCCAACCATCAAGTCCAACAGTGgatcatgaaaaacaaatcagaatcTGATGATGTGACTGAAGTGCTGATGGTACCAGAGCCAGCAGGCTTTTCCTTGTCTGCGGTGGAAAGTCCGAGCTGTTCAGCCAGCTCCTTCTGCATGGGGCCCAGGGTGTCCTTGTATGGACAGCGGGTGGTCCAATGGTCGCCTTTGCAAATACGACAGGACACAATCTTCTGTCCCTTCAGTTTGTTCATGGGATCCTCATCCTGGTCTTGGGCGTTCAAGTCCTGCAAAAGGGTAAGATAAGGGGCTCAGTCACGATCTCAACAGAGTGAGTTACAAACCAATACCACAGTTAAAATGCGTTTTCATGCGTTGCTTGGACCACTTTACATAAATTGACATCAGCACAGGCATCTCAAAGCCCACAATGGATGCTCACCTCTTTGCTGGAAATGAAAGTCATGAAGACATCGTCACTGACTGTGGTGGTGGCAACATTAGGACCTGGTGCATCAAACTCAGAGTTCCCAAATTTCTTCCAGTTCTGAAATGAAACAGCAATATACAATAAACACCAGACTTCACCCCAAATCGTGTTCATCTTAATGTAGATGCATCTTCGATAAATTCACTTTAAGTACAGACCTTTCTCCTGGCAACAGCTTTGGAGGCTTTCCTTGTCTCAATCTTGAAGGTCCGCACAATCTagaggacaaagaaaataaaagtcagctATTGCATAATTCACTTCAATTTAGAGAAGCGCCTTACTTAACTGTAGTCAAAATATTTGTGGCACTTAGCAACTGCTAAATCATCATGTAGAGATGCAATGAAGCATGCAGGCTATCAAAGCTGTAAAGAGCGCTGAAGCTGCCACGCAATATTTTAACTGTTACTGTTAATCAATGAAGATTCATCTCAAAAGTGGCAGAAAAACTTATTTACAGAACCATCAATTGCTAAGTACTgataaataagataaaactTAGATTACCTTGAACTTCTTTCCCTCATCATCTATTTTATATTCCGTGATAgtttttatatttcctttgaTGGTTTCCTTGGGGGATGGTAGTGTGCCTGCCAAACACAATAAGACAATGTAAGACAAACaagccagaaaaagaaaagaaacaaactatTAGAGTTATTGATATGTTGGCCATTCAGAGGTTGCCAGCTGAGTAAACACTTCAAATAAACTTGGGATAACAGTCAGTTTGTCCATCAACACTTGCTGTCAGTTTCAATGaatctctcatctcatctctcttgATTACATCTCCAGTTTTCAATTGACAGCTAAATGGAAACGTGTATGCTGTTAAAGACAGAGGTTAGCTTCCTTGCATCATTAGCCATATTTCACATTCAGCCAGTAGCATCCCTTGTGAAACTGCTAACGCTAGGCTCGCTAACTTTTAGCTATCTTGCCGCTACCAGTGAACGACACCGCCTACGTCATGGGACTGGGGCCGCAGCATATGTCGATATTTCGTCTGTAACCCGTCGATTTATGTCAGTCTCTCCGAAACCTACGACCGTTTAAAGATTAGCTAGCCAAATGATctaatgtatgtatattttaaaCTACAGTATTACACCCGACAACCACGTGGAAGTGGAAGCCGCCTAGCCGGCCTCCTGCTCGGGGTACCAGACTATAAGCGGCATGCTAGCGTTAGCTAACCGAAGCAGCTAGCTATTTACCTTCATCTCCTTCTTCCTCGACCTGGTCTGCCCAGCTGGGCTTGGAGCTGGAAAGGGGAGAGATTTATATGCGATATTAGATCGATAGGACACACAAAATACGAGCAGAGACGATGAAATGTCAATAATATAACTCACTCGTCGTATTCAATCGACGGCATCCTTTCAGCTAGCTTAGCTTCAGGACCGCAAAGAGCGTTGCACCGCGAGCCGAGCCgccaccacacacacttccGGGAGGAAACTTTCACAATAACAGCATCACGATTCTTTACCGTTttggctacaaaataaaagtcatacTGTatcgtcttttttttgtttgtttttttttaaataaagtgatcACATATGCTGTTTCACGTGATATTATGACAAAACACTCTGGAGTTGTTCATGTTTGACACTGGAAAATACTGAGGTTAAAGCAAACTCCACTTcacacattacagtgtgtttacacttctgcatatgtgaaaaagccttttaaagccttttttggctccagaggaagcttcATGCAGTCTGATGAATTGACAGCAGGGGTGACGCTCAGtagctgagttgcattgtgggtaatttggGCACCAGGTTTTAGATACATCAGAAATGGTTTAATTATTCCACctattctttgtctttttaaaaacctcgTGCCAACACTATCCACTGTGCCACTTCATGatctgagtgacatcactggaggaaattTACCAGATTACGTGCTTCTTCCTCTGGAGTCACTGAAGGCTTTATAGTTACTACTGGCACATGCAGTGACCTAttaacacactttgatgtgtgaTATTGGTGGAGTTACATTTTAAGTGGCAGATGAGGCAAGACGGGAGCATTATTTctgatgcaaaaatgtgttttcccttTGGTTACCTTTCTCTCGGCTGTGGTTATTTTTTACCCCCTGAATTTCAAAGTAATTCTAAACCTCTCAGCATGTTTCAAATAACATTAGAACAACGTCTGAATAACATCTGACCACCTACTCTGATGACCACACATGACCAGTGATTAGGAAATCACCATGCTTCATGAACAAACCACTTCCTCAGACAAAACCTGCCTGAATCGTTTGATGAAACTGTTTTGATGGCTAAGTGATGCcataatgattttatttgattgtttgaGCTGTTACAGACAAAATCTCTGCAGTGAAGCAAAGTGCCTGTGAGTTTACACCAGCTATTATGCTGTGGATCATAATCACAACTtggtcagacaggaagttagaaTAAGGCACAttacaaaagcaaagaaatgttTATTGCAGATGGTTAAATACTGCACTGCAATAACTGtcagaaataacaacaataagatgggcaaaatcaaaatcacctgtgtaaaaaaatatatggtATGAAATTAGCTTAATTTTTACAGCATGAAATGATAATGTACTTCACAGAGCAGTTGTCAAGGAGCAAATCTACATTCTCATCTCTGTACTGTTATTGTCCTCCAGGTTTTTCCCACAACAGGCCACTCTTATACTGTCAAACACGGCCACGTAAAGGATCGGATGGATGCACATGTTCAGAGCAGCCAGTCCCTTGGACACCTGGTACATGTCGTAGACCCAGCAAACATCATTGTTGCCGTTGAGTTTCATATACAGGTGATGGACCTGAAAGACGTGATATGGCACAAAGGAAATGGCATATAGCACAAGCACTGACGCAACCAGCAGGGCCACCTTGCGTTTGTCCAGAGTGGTTATGCTGACATTCTTCCACACCACCTGAATCACCACACAGTAGGAAATGAAAGTAACCACGAAGGGAACCAGACACCCAAACACAGCGAGAAACATTTTGTAGGTCAGATGAGGTCTCTCATCCCCCAGAGTCTTGTCacagaaggacacacacagagtcttgTTATTGCGCTCACAAGTGGTGGAAAATGTCAGCACAGGGCAGGAAATGACTCCAACGATGATCCAGATGACGACGCTGACGGCCTTGGCGTGGACAGGCTTCACGTGAGACCGTGTGAAGAAGGGCCACTTGAGGGCCACGCATCGGTTCACGCTGATCGCCATGATGAAGAAGATGCTCACGTATAAGTTGCAGGTGAAAAGGAACCTCTCGATTTTACACACACTGTTGCCAAATATCCAGTGCTTCTCCTTGGAGTAGTAGGCAATCAGCAAAGGCAGCGTCAGGACGTACAGCAAGTCACTGATGGCGAGGTTACACGACAGGACGACGCCGGTGTGCCAGTTTCTCCGCTCTCTGACCACCAGCAGCCACAGCGCGAAGAGATTTCCTGCCAGGGCCAAAATGAACTCGATCCCGTACACCGAGGGCAGCAGGGCGATCTGAAACCTCTCACACTTGGTGAAGTTGTGCACCATCTTGGTTTCTGTCAAAAGGTTATCCTGTCTCCCTGCTGCTTTCACACAAGTCATAGCGTGCAAAATCTGCAAAAGTGAAATTTAATGTGAATCCATCATTTCAGCACAAGTCTCActgattttgattgattgtaACATCACATTTTGATTTCCGTTTCTCATTATGGGAAGTAAAGAAACATTGAGAGCAACAAGCCTCAGTGTTTGAGCCTGAATTGTTTTCTATATTGAATATATTAATATCAGAGCATTATTTTTTAACTAACCATCAAAGTATACAATGATAAATGTAGAAAAAAGCATAAAGTCAGTTGAGTGTAACTTACCAGACTCCTGGTGTGAGACAAAGTTCATTtcctgtgtggtgtgtgtgaagACGTGAGCAGTCCTCCAGCCAACGCTTAAATATTCAAAGTGAGAAGCTGTTTTGCCTGAAACATGACTTGTCAACCCTTAAAATGTCACTTCCTCTCCGAGGCTGCCCTCTGCAAACATTTCGCAATTTGAAGAAGCAAAACTATGATGAAACCCCGATTTGGGGTTCGAAACAGATTGACGATAAATAACCTGCAGTTCTTGTGTGAATCAGATGTTAACTTTACAGATCAGTAGATGTTCATGACTTACATATCGAGGCTGCGGTGCGACTAAAGTACAGTCTGTTAtttcagaaatcagaaaatcaaCCCAGGCTGAACACACAAGGAACCATGTGTACTTTACATGTATTGACTATACTGAGGTACAGTAACGGCCAGGAAAGTACTTTAGATAtttaagtatctgatattatttataacattttcacacaataactttacttttatttaagaaGGACTTTTCTGGtacttttttacaacactgtgaaGTAAAATCAACATAAATTAATGCTTCACAACAgccattttatttcttcacacatCATTTACTTAGAAACTAAAACTTTATCAGGGTGTTTTAAGATCATCGCTGCAGATCatttatccacacacacatcagactgTTCAACTCAAACACTTCCTGAACAATCACTTTTCCACTCAGGATgtttttgtagatattttttgttccatttaCTTTCTACTTAATTTCATGCATGTTTGTCTTATTGTCTTTTCTGTACTTGTTGAACTGAACTTCTCtgttgtgggataaataaaaaaaaaaaaatcttacatttgAGATTTAATGTTTTGCTACTTACATCTCTGTTGTTCCCTGAAGATGTTGGTTGAAGAACTGTTCAGGAGCTTCAGCAAGTGAGAGTGAAAGTCTATGATGGGTGGTTTCAGTTAAATTCCTCCTTTTTTGGGCTCAGAATGTCTAAGTAGTAATAGGTAAAGTGAAAATCATACCTGTGGGGCACATTCTTAAAATTCCAAGAGAAAAGTACTTAAATTCTTCCTTTTTTGGAAACATCAGCCACAGACAGGAACCATCACGGGACTTCACATGCATTTTAGATTCAGAGATTTTGGTTTGTAAGTAAACTTGCATAAAAAGTTTTAAAGGTGAATCAAAAAAAAGGCATCACATCTATTTGTGATCCTGTTCAGTACAAACATTTGATGCATTTGTATGAATGAATGTTCCCTCTGACTTAGTGAATGCATGACGTCTGTCCGCTGGCACGTCCTTCAGTTGTATCCTGTTCACCTGCTGTGATCAGGTGATGTCAAATGTTCCTTTACACTCTTTTTACGTAGTAAAGAATGAAGGAAGTTAATTTACAGTCTTGCAGTAAGAGAAGCGGCTCAGAAGAGAATGAAAGTCCCTGAAATTAGCCAAGAAACCTGATGTGTgcactgatgaaaacattttgctgaactgaagatgtttttaaaCAATTTATTGAACAAGtacatattaatattaattcaaACAGTGTGAAAAATATAGCACTTTTGTTCTCCTCTGCTGATTTTCAGCAATAATCGTCTCTCATTCATTGATGGCAAATGGCGGcttgctgccacctgctgctcaGCATGATAACACATTCAATGTCCGAGTCCAGAGGAGGAGTGAAGACTTCagccttttcctttcctctgtttGAAGCCTTGTTTCGCTCCTGCACCTCTCTTCTTGAAGCCCGGCTTGGCTTTCTGACCTTTAGCTCTGAATGACTTGTCCTTGTTTTTATTCCCACCAAATGTTTTGTTCCCTTCAAATCTCTTCTTCCCACCAAATTTCTTCTCCCTATCTCCAGCTTTCTTTGCTCCAAAAGTCTTTCCTCCAGGCCTCGTTTTCTTTCCAAACGGTTTCTCCCCGTCCCTGGACTGCTTCCGTCCTTTCCCTCCGGGACCGTTTCTCTTCGGTGGTCTGgcatctctgtcttttcttgGCGGTTGACCAGAGgacatcttcctcctcttggcACTAGGGAACATGTCTgcacgagaaaaaaaaaaaaaaggtgtttgtcAGTAATTAAATTCAAAACGAGAACCAGGAGCTAATAATAGTTAGTAACACAATCCTATTCACCTTCATCTGGCTCCTGTCCGACAGCCTGTCTGTAGTACTCCACCTCATCGTCAGACTCAACAGCAGCTGGCTGGTTGCTCTGAGCGCCCGGATCCTCCACCTCGCTGTCCTCTTCAGCCTCGGCAAGTTTCCTCTTAATGCCCTCCAGGCTCTTTTTCCTGTTACAAGTAGagaaattttaatttttcacaCTGCAGCCAAATGAAACTGGACATGGCAGAGGGATCGAATCATATACGCGTTCAAATTACTTgttctcttcttgtttctctttcttctgagCAACGTTCTGCTCCTGCTTTTTCCGACGATCCTCTTTGTCTTTAAGCTGCGCCTCCTTCCTGTTCAGGATCTCCTGtatctcctcttctgtcttggAGACTGGAAAACATGACATACAACAATCAGCATTAAAAGACAATCTGTAACAGATCTCGATAAGCAGCTGTTATATTTGATGTATCAGTAAGCGTTTACTTTTAAAGATGAATCATGGAGTTCATACAGATTTTGTCATCATGTACACCAGAAAACATCAAGCAGGGAGGTAAATGAAGTGCTGGACTCACTCATGGCGTGATAAAGGATGTTTCCCTCTCCCATGCCTTCTTGTATCTTCATTAGCTGCAGAGTCATGCGAGGACCAATCTGAGGTCGACACAGAAACAGTTCAGGTTTCATCCAAACAGTGTTGTTCACGTTTCTCTGTTTAATCCTGTTTGAAAAGCAGAtttcatctcccctgtgctgtCTTATCATTTTCTCTGTATGTGGATTATGAATATGTACCTATTATACCCCAACATACACATGTAAAGGCTAACGGTGTCGACTTGTTTGTAGAAAAGGGACATTCTGAATTGGACTGAGTATCCTAATTGTATGTGTTTCACAAATAAGaaaggttaaaataaaaagaagcacTTCATCAGCACGCTCACCTCCGTCAGTCGGACGGCGCTCTGCTGGGACGCCATGTTGCCTCGGCCAGAGTAAACCTGCGGCAGCTCGGTGATGTTGTGTTCTCCGTCTTGTTCCGCTTCACTCTCTGAGAGATTCACCCCCCTGAAGAAGGAGCACAGAACAACTCGTCAGACacttcagctgcagacagactcGGCGCCATTTCACCTCAGGACTAAGAATTAGAccttgaagaagaagaaccttACTTCATCAGCAGCTCACTGATGTCCTCCAGCTTGTTCA contains:
- the LOC119013803 gene encoding suppressor of SWI4 1 homolog, with the translated sequence MGKSKTKNQKKARATANHVAEEVYGSVPHSFVFHRGQIGKNVGQLIMDVRRVMQPFTAESLKIRKKNVLKDFVTIAGPLGVTHFIIFSKTPTSVNMRLARLPKGPTLHFKVLKYALVKDVVSTLKKHRMHEQQFTHHPLLILNNFSSEGMHVKLMASMFQNMFPSINVHKVSLNNIKRCVLINYDTESGEIEFRHYSLKVVPVGMSRGVKKLMQERFPNMNKLEDISELLMKGVNLSESEAEQDGEHNITELPQVYSGRGNMASQQSAVRLTEIGPRMTLQLMKIQEGMGEGNILYHAMISKTEEEIQEILNRKEAQLKDKEDRRKKQEQNVAQKKEKQEENKKKSLEGIKRKLAEAEEDSEVEDPGAQSNQPAAVESDDEVEYYRQAVGQEPDEDMFPSAKRRKMSSGQPPRKDRDARPPKRNGPGGKGRKQSRDGEKPFGKKTRPGGKTFGAKKAGDREKKFGGKKRFEGNKTFGGNKNKDKSFRAKGQKAKPGFKKRGAGAKQGFKQRKGKGILHAMTCVKAAGRQDNLLTETKMVHNFTKCERFQIALLPSVYGIEFILALAGNLFALWLLVVRERRNWHTGVVLSCNLAISDLLYVLTLPLLIAYYSKEKHWIFGNSVCKIERFLFTCNLYVSIFFIMAISVNRCVALKWPFFTRSHVKPVHAKAVSVVIWIIVGVISCPVLTFSTTCERNNKTLCVSFCDKTLGDERPHLTYKMFLAVFGCLVPFVVTFISYCVVIQVVWKNVSITTLDKRKVALLVASVLVLYAISFVPYHVFQVHHLYMKLNGNNDVCWVYDMYQVSKGLAALNMCIHPILYVAVFDSIRVACCGKNLEDNNSTEMRM
- the eif3g gene encoding eukaryotic translation initiation factor 3 subunit G isoform X2, with the translated sequence MPSIEYDDSKPSWADQVEEEGDEGTLPSPKETIKGNIKTITEYKIDDEGKKFKIVRTFKIETRKASKAVARRKNWKKFGNSEFDAPGPNVATTTVSDDVFMTFISSKEDLNAQDQDEDPMNKLKGQKIVSCRICKGDHWTTRCPYKDTLGPMQKELAEQLGLSTADKEKPAGSAEPEPAAPAQSKTGKYVPPSLRDGGTRRGESMQPNRRADDNATIRVTNLSEDTRETDLQELFRPFGSISRIYLAKDKNTGQSKGFAFISFHRREDAARAIAGVSGFGYDHLILNVEWAKPSNN
- the eif3g gene encoding eukaryotic translation initiation factor 3 subunit G isoform X1: MPSIEYDDSKPSWADQVEEEGDEGTLPSPKETIKGNIKTITEYKIDDEGKKFKIVRTFKIETRKASKAVARRKNWKKFGNSEFDAPGPNVATTTVSDDVFMTFISSKEDLNAQDQDEDPMNKLKGQKIVSCRICKGDHWTTRCPYKDTLGPMQKELAEQLGLSTADKEKPAGSAEPEPAAPAQSKTGKYVPPSLRDGGTRRGESMQPNRRGGSDDNATIRVTNLSEDTRETDLQELFRPFGSISRIYLAKDKNTGQSKGFAFISFHRREDAARAIAGVSGFGYDHLILNVEWAKPSNN